Within Chlamydia pneumoniae TW-183, the genomic segment AGGATTGATCGTAAGGTAGATATCAGAGCCATCTTTAGGCAGTTTGATAACACGATTCGTATCTAAACGGTTCAAAGGAGAACGCAACAGCTTTCTCTCTCCAACGTCCCCTTCCAGAATATGATTAAAGTACGCCTCCATCCCGCCTGTGGGAAAGGCTTTTCCTGTTTTCTCATCCTTAATTTCTCTTAAGGTATGGAGAACTTGTCCAAGGAGCTTCCCAAAAGGATACGAGCGTTGGTAGTCCGTAATAAAAAATAGGGCGTTTGTTGGTAAGCGATGCTTTGTTGCATATCCTTTCCACCAAAGGGATAGCCGGTCATGGACAGAAACATCTAATAAAGGATACAGCTTACAATACCGAGATTTCTTATCTAACTTTAGGGAGAGGTCGTCGTAGGTCTGCCCCTCAATAAATTGGAGAATCCCTTGGATGATCTCATCACGATGACATTCGGGAATAGCTAAAGGATCTGCACAAAGGTGAAATTTTGTAATATCGACAGCGAAAGGCTGCTGAAGGTCTTTGTCTCCCTTACGTACTGTCGTGTTAGCAAAAAAGGTGCCCCTTCGAAAAGGATCACGGACACAAAATTCGTGTTGCCCGAGAGCTTCTGCGGCCCAGTGGTCTCCTTCACAAATTTGAATTTTATAATAACGCAATACTAGAAGAGCATAAAGAGCAAACACTCCTAGAACAATTAGAGTCGAACGTTTACGGTAGCTCATAGGATAAAAGACTGATACTTTCTTCTGAGGGATATTCCAAATATTGGTATTCGGGAAGAGCTGCTATTTCCATCAAATGATCAGGTCTTTCTATTTTATCAATTAAAAAACGTAAAGAAATATTTTGCTGCTCAAGCTGACGCAAGCGTACAGATAAACAAGGAATTTCGAGGCGTAATTTCGTCAGCGAGTTCTGCTTATTAATATAGAAATAAAAGAGACTTCCACAAAAGCATAGACAGCAGCATAAACGTAAAAAACGACTTTTGTTCATTGGGAAGCTTTTTCAAAACACCGTAGTTTTGCTGATCTCGATCTAGGATTTCTTCGTACTTCTTGGTAGGTAGGTTGGATCACTTTCTTTGTGATTACCTTCCCCAGGCCAGAAGCTTCCGCCTCTTTAAAAAACCACTTCACAGGACGATCCTCAGAGCTACAAAAAGAAATAATGACAAGCCGTCCCTGAGGAGCCAGCCAAGATATAGCAGATGTTAGTAAACTTTTCAATTGTCTATCCTCTCCATTCACATAAACACGTAGAGCTTGAAAAATCAAGGTGAGTGGATGTATTTTTCTATGAAAACGATAGTGAGGGAAAACGCCAAGAAGAGCTTCTTTTACATCCTGGATCGAAAGAATTTTTTTATGCTTACGAAAATGGACAACAGCTTTAGCTGCAGATTTCCATTGTGGTTCCTCTCCATATTCACGAAAAATTCTCCCTAGTTCTTCTTCTTTTAGGGAGTTCAGGACATCGCTAGCGGAAAGCTCTTGCGTTTGATCCATACGCATATCCAACTCTTCTTTTTCCCCTTGAAAGCTAAACCCTCGGGATAGAGTATCCAGCTGCATAGAAGAGACTCCTAAATCTGCAAGAACTCCGTCATAAAGACGTGGAGTGGGTTGGTTCGCAAGATCTTCAAAAGAGGCGTGGGAAAAGGAGACTCTATCTTGAAAGGTCTCCAAACGTTTTTCTGCAATTGCCAAAGCCTGAAGATCTCGATCGGAGCCATCATAACAAGTTAGAGAGGGATACGCCTCAAGAAAAGCATACGCATGTCCTCCAGCTCCTAAGGTGACATCTCGAAAAGTCTGTGGAGGACGTTGAGCAAATAAAGCTAAACATTCTTCAACTAATACGGGAATATGCGCACGTTCGGACATAAGAATTTCCTAAGCTCTTGGCTTCAAATAAGGACAAAGATACAGGATTCCATAGAAAGAAGAAAGCCTTCCCTTATCTTAAATTCTCGCTAGTTCGCCACTCTAAATTTTTTGATAGGGGTGAGCTTTTTTCTTAAGTGCCTTCGATAAGGAGAAAAGGTTCAGGCTTCTGATCAAGACTATTGACTTTTTCCTAGACCGCACTATCATCTAGAGATAGAGACGGTTTTTTAAGGCCTCGCCATGGTAGAAATTTTTAATTATAGCACGTCTATATATGAGCAACATGCTTCCAATAATAGGATAGTCAGCGACTTTCGCAAAGAAATCCAGATGGAAGGCATCTCCATTCGTGATGTTGCCAAGCATGCGCAAATTTTGGATATGAACCCCAAGCCTTCGGCTTTGACGTCTCTTTTACAGACAAATCAAAAGTCGCACTGGGCATGTTTTTCCCCTCCAAATAATTTTTACAAACAGCGTTTTTCCACACCCTACCTGGCACCTTCTTTAGGATCTCCAGACCAACAAGATGAAGACATAGAAAAAATCTCCTCATTTTTAAAAGTTCTCACTCGAGGGAAGTTTTCCTATCGCAGTCAAATTACTCCCTTTTTGTCTTACAAAGATAAAGAAGAAGAGGAAGACGAAGATCCTGAAGAAGACGATGACGATCCTAGAGTACAACAAGGGAAAGTGCTCTTAAAAGCTCTAGATCTTGGAGTCAAGTCTACAAATGTGATGATAGACTATGTGATCTCTCGTATCT encodes:
- the rsmH gene encoding 16S rRNA (cytosine(1402)-N(4))-methyltransferase RsmH; the encoded protein is MSERAHIPVLVEECLALFAQRPPQTFRDVTLGAGGHAYAFLEAYPSLTCYDGSDRDLQALAIAEKRLETFQDRVSFSHASFEDLANQPTPRLYDGVLADLGVSSMQLDTLSRGFSFQGEKEELDMRMDQTQELSASDVLNSLKEEELGRIFREYGEEPQWKSAAKAVVHFRKHKKILSIQDVKEALLGVFPHYRFHRKIHPLTLIFQALRVYVNGEDRQLKSLLTSAISWLAPQGRLVIISFCSSEDRPVKWFFKEAEASGLGKVITKKVIQPTYQEVRRNPRSRSAKLRCFEKASQ
- a CDS encoding DUF5399 family protein codes for the protein MVEIFNYSTSIYEQHASNNRIVSDFRKEIQMEGISIRDVAKHAQILDMNPKPSALTSLLQTNQKSHWACFSPPNNFYKQRFSTPYLAPSLGSPDQQDEDIEKISSFLKVLTRGKFSYRSQITPFLSYKDKEEEEDEDPEEDDDDPRVQQGKVLLKALDLGVKSTNVMIDYVISRIFQFVQG